A section of the Bacteroidales bacterium genome encodes:
- a CDS encoding DUF2029 domain-containing protein — protein MNKLYRKYSQEQWAIILLFLSGLYLMILFLLSDGLFGETDSVNHYLIARYSFQHPCLLLDHWGKPLFTILCSPFAQFGLGGAVFFNILCALTTAWLIFRMGRFLKYRFALAAIPFALFAPVYMVNILTSLTEILFALVLVAGIYFFLKGKMILSSVIISFLPFARMEGVMFLVIFLAAFLLVKKYRAIPFLFAGFVIFSLAGTFRYHDLLWFFNAMPYSEKGSALYGSGSFWYYLERFHQLLGFPLTILAVIGIIQLVISLFREKKPALTTTRLTEYYLIPASLFGFILAHSFLWWQGMMGVLATSRFMACVLPLCGFLALVGLNRINSFFDRRKYFSSIFTPIIILITIWVPYTLHKIPARPSWSDQVMKETADDIRTEGLDRYPLYYFDPKLAYYLEIDPYDSRGLQKNFPDPDQPDFSLRDSSIVVWDTHFGEFEHRIPLEKLLNNPCFRLLDVNSPAIDKKFHTGQQYMSAVFRKVPPQNPEDQWVTIKSDNMKLASLNRESKAIVRARAKVLYEKDQDPDKITLIMSVLDNQNEVKRCLTINGSYFKSPPGQWFEMCLLTQVSTLIPESGRIKLNVSYQGDHQILVDGLCLDLLSTGKKQVD, from the coding sequence ATGAATAAACTTTATAGAAAATACAGCCAGGAACAATGGGCTATTATACTGCTCTTTCTTTCCGGTCTTTATTTAATGATCCTTTTTTTACTATCTGACGGACTTTTCGGAGAAACCGATTCTGTCAACCATTACCTGATCGCCAGGTATTCATTTCAGCATCCATGTCTTTTACTTGACCACTGGGGGAAACCCCTCTTTACGATCTTATGCTCACCATTTGCCCAGTTTGGGTTGGGGGGAGCTGTTTTTTTCAATATCCTGTGCGCCCTTACTACCGCCTGGCTGATCTTTCGCATGGGACGTTTTCTTAAATACCGTTTTGCACTGGCGGCTATTCCTTTTGCCCTTTTTGCACCGGTATATATGGTCAACATCCTTACCAGCCTTACTGAAATTCTCTTTGCCCTGGTTCTGGTGGCAGGGATTTATTTCTTCCTGAAGGGAAAAATGATCCTTTCATCCGTCATCATTTCATTCCTCCCGTTTGCAAGGATGGAAGGCGTTATGTTCCTGGTGATTTTCCTGGCGGCATTTCTACTGGTCAAGAAATACAGGGCCATTCCTTTTCTGTTCGCAGGATTTGTCATTTTCAGCCTGGCTGGTACTTTTCGCTATCATGACCTGCTATGGTTTTTCAATGCAATGCCATACAGCGAAAAGGGATCTGCATTATATGGCAGCGGCAGTTTCTGGTACTACCTGGAAAGATTTCATCAACTTCTGGGATTTCCCCTGACAATCCTGGCAGTCATCGGCATAATCCAACTCGTCATATCGTTATTCCGGGAGAAGAAACCCGCTCTTACCACAACCCGGCTTACGGAATATTATCTTATTCCGGCATCCTTGTTCGGATTCATACTGGCCCACAGTTTTCTCTGGTGGCAGGGCATGATGGGCGTTTTAGCCACATCAAGATTCATGGCGTGTGTGCTTCCCCTGTGTGGATTCCTGGCCCTGGTCGGCCTGAACAGGATAAATTCCTTTTTTGATCGCCGGAAATATTTCAGTTCAATTTTCACACCCATTATTATTTTAATAACGATTTGGGTGCCTTATACCCTGCATAAAATCCCCGCCAGGCCTTCCTGGTCAGACCAGGTGATGAAAGAAACTGCAGATGATATCAGGACGGAAGGCCTTGACCGGTATCCGCTCTATTATTTTGATCCAAAACTGGCCTATTACCTCGAAATAGATCCATATGATTCACGCGGACTGCAAAAGAATTTTCCGGATCCGGATCAGCCGGACTTTTCATTGCGTGATAGCTCCATCGTGGTTTGGGATACCCATTTTGGCGAATTCGAGCATAGGATTCCTCTGGAAAAGCTTCTTAATAATCCCTGCTTCAGGTTGCTTGATGTTAATTCTCCCGCAATTGACAAGAAATTTCATACGGGCCAGCAATACATGTCAGCAGTTTTCAGGAAGGTTCCGCCGCAAAATCCTGAGGATCAATGGGTCACTATTAAATCAGACAATATGAAACTGGCCTCATTAAATAGGGAAAGTAAAGCGATCGTCCGGGCAAGGGCCAAGGTGCTATATGAAAAGGATCAGGATCCGGATAAAATAACCCTGATCATGTCAGTTCTTGATAATCAGAATGAAGTGAAAAGATGTTTAACCATCAATGGTTCATATTTTAAGAGCCCCCCGGGGCAATGGTTTGAAATGTGCCTGCTTACCCAGGTAAGCACACTAATTCCGGAGAGCGGGCGCATTAAACTTAATGTCTCATATCAGGGAGATCATCAGATCCTGGTTGATGGTCTGTGCCTGGATCTGTTATCAACAGGCAAGAAACAGGTAGATTGA